AAATTGGTGGATTCATAATCCGCATTGTTCTAGGGATAATCTTCTTAGTACATGGTTGGATGAAATTTGCTGGAGGTATTGGAAACACAGTTGGGATGTTCGAGTCGATGGGTATGCCAGCGTTTGTTGCTTACTTTACAGCAATCGTAGAATTAGGAGGTGGTTTAGCACTAATCATTGGACTAGGAACAAGAATAGCAGCAGCACTAATCGCCATAATTATGTTTGGTGCAATAGCAACTGTGAAAATTCATGCAGGTTTCTTAGGTAATGGACAAATGGCAGGTTTTGAATTTGACCTTGCGTTAGCAGCAATGGCAATCTATCTTACTTTGGCAGGAAGTTCATTCCTAGCTGTAGATAAACTCTGGGGGTCTCCCAGGCAAGTTGAAAAATAGTCAATCAAGATTAAACAATAAAAATGGTTCTATATTAAAGGAGGAAACAAATATGTCAACAGTATTAGTAGTAAAAGCAAATCCAAAGGAAACTGAGCACTCATTCTCATTGCGTTTAACAGAAAGCTTCCTAAACGAATATAAACAGGTAAATCCAAATGATGAAGTAATTGAACTAGACCTATACAAACAAGGCGTACCATTTATTGATGCAGACGTATTATCAGCATGGGGAAAATTCGCAGCTGGTGGCGAGCTAACAGCTACTGAACTAGAGAAAGTTGGTAAAATCGATGCGCTAACTGAGCAGTTCATCGCAGCAGACAAAGTCGTATTCGAAGCACCAATGTGGAACTTCAGCTTTCCACCATTCTTGAAAGCATACATTGATACAATTTCAATCGCAGGTAAAACATTCAAATATACAGAACATGGTCCAGTTGGTCTATTAGATGACAAACCAGTTGTATTATTCGAAGCACGTGGTGGCGTATATTCTGAAGGCCCTGCAAAAGGACTTGATCACACTGAAAGCTACTTAAGAACAGTAATGAACTTCGTAGGTATTGAAAGTTTCAAGGCGATTGTGGCAGAAGGCATGGCACAAGCACCTGAACAAGCAGAAGAAATCTACACAGAAGTTGAGAAACAAGCAGTCGAGCTAGCGAAAACATTCTAATATAAGAAAAACGTCACTTGTTCCGTGGGGAGCGAGTGGCGTTTTTGATTGTGTTTTTTTTGCTTCTATTTTAAATAGGTCTGAATGAGTAATAGGCTAATGTAGCAGTAATTATAGATACCATGAGCTACACGTGTTGTATTAGGGAAATTTAATCGCAATCAACTTGAAGTGAAGAGTAGGTAATGATCATAAAAAGTAGACATACACTCCCAAAAAGGGAGGTTATTTTGCTTATTATGAAAAAGGTTGTTATTGGAATTGTTTTAATTGTATTCATTTTTGGATCTGCTTTAGCATTTTTAAGCAACTCAGATGGTTTGAACATTGCTAAATCTGATAAACAAATTGAAAGTGAAATAGTAAAAAGTATGGAAGAAACTAAGAACGAAAATGAGAATATCGAAAAATTATTTACTAGAAGTTTAAAAGAATTAAAAGATAAAGGATTCGAAGAAATAGGTTTAAGTTACTCTCATGAAGAACGTATTTTATTTGCACAAGTTAATGATACTGACACTCTAGAGGATAATAAGGGTGAGATTAAAGAAATACTAGTTCGTATAGCAAAAGAAGTAGGAATTAATGGTTTTAATATAAAGTTTGGGATAGTAGATAAGGACAACACCCGAAATCAAGAAGATAAAAAGTTAATAGAATCAATGCATAAGGTATCAAATGTAGTTTCGGATGTATTAAAGGATAATAACTATAGTAATCTTTCTTATTCAATATCGATTAATCCGAATGATGAAATTATAGTTATAAGAACAGATGTAGATTTTGGAGGAAATGGTGAACTTGAAAAACTCATTTCCAACTCCATTTTATCTAAGACAAATATGAATTATAAAGTTGAAATAAAGAAGCGGAGCGACAGTGAGCTAAGAGAACAAGAATGGCAACCCATATTTGCTGCAATAAGAGATGAAACAAGTAAGAAATTTAACGAATATAGAGGGTTTGCTCATTCATTCCATCCTCAACCATTGCAGATTATTATAAAAACAAAAATAAATGACAGTTGGTTCACAAACTCAGAAATTAAGGTTAAGGAAATTGAAAATTACGTGGATAAAATAATTGAGTTGAAAATAGAAGCGTTGTCTATTAAAGAAATTCCTTATGAAATTATTATAAGAGAAAAAAATAATAAGAAGATAAATTAAACCTCCAATTAAGGAGGTTTTGTTTTTTTTATCGGCATAAAAATTAACCTTAGTTAATATATTAACAATAGTTAATTTTGAATTAAGGGGGGACTGAATGTGAATCTATACCGTTGGTTTTTAAAATGTGCATCATGGCCGAAGGTGATTGTGCTTTTAGTCGCATCAAATGTGATTTATTTTATTATGATTAGAGTCACCATTCCGAATGTCTCTAATATGGCGGAAGGAATGAAAGTATTTGATCTCATGCCCTTAGGATATGATGTAGACTACGCAATGAAATTATTAGAGGCTTTAGGTGAAGAGGGAAGAAACATATATTTGTTGCAACAAATTCCACTAGATCTCGTTTATCCAGGATTACTCGGACTATCAGGAGCATTTTTGATAGCGCGTATGACCCGAAATCATAATAAAATGAGTTTAGCACTGTTTATTCCGCTGATTGCAGCGACTTTTGATTACCTTGAAAATATGTTAGTAGCTTATATGCTAGTGAGATATCCAGATGTGAATGCATTAACAATTAAAAGTTCCAGTTTTTTCACAATGGGTAAAAGCTTGATTACAACTATATTCTTTTTATTTGTTATACTTTATTTAGTAGCTGCACTCATAATATCAATAAAACACAAACTTAAAGGTGAAGAAAACACTGATATAGGTGATATGAATGGAAAAGAAATTTTCACTTCGAGAGAGGAAGAAAATTCAAACTAAAATAT
This genomic window from Bacillus solimangrovi contains:
- a CDS encoding DoxX family protein, translated to MNKNHEIGGFIIRIVLGIIFLVHGWMKFAGGIGNTVGMFESMGMPAFVAYFTAIVELGGGLALIIGLGTRIAAALIAIIMFGAIATVKIHAGFLGNGQMAGFEFDLALAAMAIYLTLAGSSFLAVDKLWGSPRQVEK
- a CDS encoding FMN-dependent NADH-azoreductase, which encodes MSTVLVVKANPKETEHSFSLRLTESFLNEYKQVNPNDEVIELDLYKQGVPFIDADVLSAWGKFAAGGELTATELEKVGKIDALTEQFIAADKVVFEAPMWNFSFPPFLKAYIDTISIAGKTFKYTEHGPVGLLDDKPVVLFEARGGVYSEGPAKGLDHTESYLRTVMNFVGIESFKAIVAEGMAQAPEQAEEIYTEVEKQAVELAKTF